One genomic segment of Scylla paramamosain isolate STU-SP2022 chromosome 9, ASM3559412v1, whole genome shotgun sequence includes these proteins:
- the LOC135103549 gene encoding uncharacterized protein LOC135103549 isoform X1: MTPPYLLLLLTLLGCVLALNYSLPSSPSPQVITTTVTYTLNDVKVMTSTIQITQMALTTVTITHTAPGNTVVLYGSPATLVVTETQVQRNTVELLQPYVTLAVAPVTTTMLDSTTVTSTNTLEFIVTKTRAWHVTAHQKVYRSTLAKITQETHQIPECSMDVKKTYTHAHTHAYAHSTTDVTSTIKVVTTTTSYIMETFTTTLLGEGASQCVGL, from the exons ATGACACCACCTTATCTTCTGCTGCTCCTGACGCTTCTTGGATGTGTCTTGGCATTGAATTACTCCCTGCCCTCCAGTCCCTCCCCGCAGGTCATTACCACGACTGTGACCTATACTCTTAATGATGTCAAAGTGATGACATCGACCATCCAGATCACACAGATGGCCTTAACCACCGTGACTATCACGCACACTGCCCCAGGGAACACAGTGGTTTTGTACGGCTCTCCAGCGACCCTCGTGGTGACCGAGACACAGGTGCAGCGCAACACAGTTGAACTTCTGCAG CCGTACGTGACACTGGCCGTCGCTCCAGTCACCACCACGATGCTGGACTCCACCACCGTCACCTCCACCAACACCCTGGAGTTCATAGTGACCAAGACAAGGGCATGGCACGTTACGGCTCACCAGAAGGTATACAGAAGCACACTGGCGAAGATAACTCAGGAGACGCACCAGATTCCCGAGTGCTCCATGGACGTGAAGAAAACCTACACTcacgcccacacccacgccTACGCACACAGCACCACTGATGTCACCTCCACCATCAAAGtcgtcaccaccacgacctcttACATCATGGAGACCTTTACCACTACTTTGCTAGGCGAGGGAGCCAGTCAGTGCGTGGGTCTGTGA
- the LOC135103548 gene encoding uncharacterized protein LOC135103548 produces the protein MLQHSRTPGVVLMVLVICYCAIPPVSTYAYGQDSGSTFYCPYRHVVKEETQILEASVVEVETKPISVVSLRTATYTTTTTLTAITHLSRTVTIHRPNVQIVHSVVVTSPQHITRTEVSTVPWTITFTTTALTTAISTRLLHTTTTFVPPRLPPVTSTSTLVLEQPVTSLVPSVSYVTPVETVVEFLTKIVTTRVVGQAPAVTSTRTITDTIVFTVCLPTPFNR, from the exons ATGTTACAACACTCACGAACGCCTggagtggtgttgatggtgctgGTCATCTGTTACTGCGCCATCCCTCCTGTTTCCACCTATGCATACGGCCAGGACAGCGGGTCAACGTTTTACTGCCCATATCGCCACGTCGTGAAGGAGGAGACACAAATCCTGGAGGCgtctgtggtggaggtggaaacaAAGCCCATTAGTGTTGTCAGTTTGCGCACCGCcacgtacaccaccaccaccaccctcaccgcCATTACCCACCTGTCCCGCACTGTCACTATCCACAGGCCAAACGTGCag ATAGTGCATAGCGTAGTGGTGACATCACCTCAGCACATCACGCGCACTGAGGTGTCAACTGTGCCATGGACCATTACTTTCACCACCACGgccctcaccaccgccatctcCACTCGcctcctccacaccaccaccacgttcgtccctccacgcctccctcccgtcacttccacctccaccttggtGTTGGAGCAGCCAGTCACCTCCCTTGTCCCCAGCGTCTCTTACGTGACCCCGGTGGAGACGGTGGTGGAGTTCCTGACGAAGATAGTGACCACCCGTGTCGTTGGCCAGGCCCCCGCTGTGACTTCCACTCGCACCATCACCGACACCATTGTCTTCACTGTGTGTCTCCCTACGCCCTTCAATAGATAG